One segment of Clostridium botulinum DNA contains the following:
- a CDS encoding CarD family transcriptional regulator, which produces MFNIGDKIVYPSQGVGIIELIGEMLFKGEVQNYYKIHIFNNNMTLTLPINRVDDLNIRLVSDSETLDSVLENVKDFTTNIEELNKSDFKQRAAINNQKIKSGTLTDYLEVIYNLTKVREQHSLNSSEKDTLRKTVKTLVEEISQSKNLSNDDASSLLNLAINF; this is translated from the coding sequence TTGTTTAATATAGGAGATAAAATTGTATACCCTAGCCAAGGGGTAGGTATAATAGAATTAATAGGTGAAATGTTATTTAAAGGGGAAGTTCAAAATTATTATAAAATACATATATTTAATAATAATATGACATTAACATTACCAATTAATAGAGTAGATGATTTAAACATAAGATTAGTAAGTGATTCGGAAACTTTAGATAGCGTTCTAGAAAATGTAAAAGACTTTACAACTAATATAGAAGAATTAAATAAATCTGATTTTAAACAAAGAGCAGCTATTAATAATCAAAAAATAAAATCAGGAACATTAACTGATTATTTAGAAGTTATTTATAATCTTACTAAAGTAAGAGAACAACATTCTTTAAATTCAAGTGAAAAGGATACTTTACGCAAAACTGTTAAAACTCTAGTTGAAGAGATAAGCCAATCTAAAAACTTATCAAATGATGATGCTAGTAGTTTATTAAATTTAGCAATTAATTTTTAA
- a CDS encoding M60 family metallopeptidase yields the protein MNKKAICFLLATVLTTQFITSDFTPVLAATRDSNTTKDEKSNINLKGTLDVNIRLDVPFKRQFDEQCGGKPLNLLLENDEGNIVKLPLIDNQHNHSSKKEKVKNSKLEKSINLERSLLKTKNQNKPITDDTLTDPINGETVNDTFLENTAPEVNDNLSNSESHSPDAPENNDSVDNNTPNNSDDLINSNPADTDDTSNDNNKPSDSDNIETPDNNKPSDSDNIETPDNNKPSDSDDIEIPDSDISSEDNISSTPEIPEDNITTDEVEAEEEIDLIEDVVETSTDDINYTVKSLDYFHNETSDDIYNYHVSINNLPLGKYSLKITGEGFAPITLKNKVNIKDYSQRVYIATDSKIPLIVDVDGDGESTKKDYELIEKNIDTLNSLYDLNRDGLVDISDLTICNESIKNKKDKDGLMDTSAIFDYSKVSVDAKKGSVSGDIENLFNGSDELLEISTDENGKAEVDLEVPEIETSFVSIDTKGITEGEIIVLGEGDKVLGSEEIISKARQVSTNEQIVINLGTQVAVKRIKIKISSADPTNSNLAQIGKVEFLNNIYAEAPIPDPNAPTIYSDSIIANSKEVRFKWTEMANVDGYEISYIAQSGKDNSEKIIKVGTNSIILKDLENFKEYNIKVRSYSGDSWYGDWSETISVTPAPTKAPDAPENINIKSEYKGLNISWKAMDGAEEYTLFYKKETDSEFTKIENIKSSSYYLNRLDEDTTYDIQLMSHNEFGASPLSKLHKGLTIGLEAPIIPNYKLLNTSNDSDITNHIVDVEYPGGYKEDEYPNGFNKFNVVDNDYSTYWQIADWDVAQYSKRGPIVTFDDNYEIDTIRLSARLDGNYNSFYYCNIKYWDEENKEHLVEGKISSKTGSNKKVYYEIKLSSPITANKVQVNLSNVSAGTNVTVSELKFYHYDSLETDVKNLFTDDMRIELKDDVTLEEITELENRANTLDDISKEYHPQRDNILYDLNTAKSILEDRNIAETITLDQNINNSRNSHLGFAMQLNDYQPLGISARAGDEISIYVGTDGNVMPEVIFTQYYPESSQWTTTVKSLTKGKNVIEVPKIGSMATERGGSVYVRYPRNSATNNEIKIRVSGGTKIPYLNLSNIVDEEISKKEIEKYITTLEEFNEKLPTYYEDANRLMFNKTRENKNLYKFDEKTSVLNSTEIVTDKFLLTLPATEVLRGINLDASTLSDKIDKVYDALLAWEELGDIAYGVKGLYENPDLNNDGKVDSSEIKHSMPSSRLNIRYTRMFSGAFMYASSGHIGIEFGSVAPLLNGKPYTKNSDNDITAYNYYGWGIAHEIGHVIDEGNAIYGETTNNIISLMAQTIDDKALSRLESSNLYPKIYEKVNSGSIGVASNVFVSLGMFWQLHLAYDNEASINQEDSFYAKLNRLYRENTESTPNVQAKDNLLIRLASDAAQKDLTEFFKRWGLIANNDTITYLASKGYEKENKAIYYMNDDARRKVLSGISQMSPNTKVIANLTYDDSSKSKEVNISLSTNNDNEKILGYEIYRNGKAVGFTTDNNFTDVISANNRVFNYEVIAYDYHLNKTSSIKLEPIRVSHDGSLAKGNWLLESNTNSLEDVNDENNPSGPVEKPSIDKVKDNNPSTIYTGKKADNSDPFIIVDLNSVEQVSGIKYSVGASEGSLPDGTINNYQVYVSKDKENWILASSGNFNLDVNNATKTIYFNQNDSTGGKQLWTYEASYVKLVAPKASSISIGEIDVIGNPGDNLELQTSGIGTLSSEYRFGNSPDDVIPKDSIIFTGNYRGNPGFNAILLKDENNNVLSGDQIFMAEIPDNGHLGEVSEGSWIFWISSDEYSEINALPSKIKGELYRVNDAETLEGQRLVSDTLYVQIPNELPNISLEGGLIPENSKTFNSSSFEPKNN from the coding sequence ATGAATAAAAAAGCCATTTGTTTTTTACTTGCTACAGTATTAACAACACAATTTATTACAAGTGACTTTACACCAGTATTAGCAGCAACTAGAGACTCTAATACTACTAAAGATGAAAAATCTAATATTAATTTAAAGGGAACTTTAGATGTGAATATTCGTTTAGACGTTCCATTTAAAAGACAATTTGATGAACAATGCGGAGGAAAACCTCTAAACTTACTTCTTGAAAATGATGAAGGAAATATTGTTAAACTTCCATTAATTGATAACCAACATAATCATTCGTCTAAAAAAGAAAAAGTCAAGAATTCTAAGTTAGAAAAATCAATAAACTTGGAGAGATCTTTACTTAAAACAAAAAATCAAAATAAACCAATTACTGATGATACTTTAACAGATCCTATTAATGGGGAAACTGTAAATGATACTTTCTTAGAAAATACAGCTCCAGAAGTTAATGATAATTTATCTAATAGTGAATCTCACTCACCAGATGCTCCAGAAAATAATGATTCAGTTGATAATAACACTCCCAATAATAGTGATGATTTAATTAATAGTAATCCTGCCGATACCGATGACACTTCTAATGATAATAATAAGCCTTCAGATAGTGATAATATTGAAACTCCTGATAATAATAAACCTTCAGATAGTGATAATATTGAAACTCCTGATAATAATAAACCTTCAGATAGTGACGATATTGAAATTCCAGATAGTGATATTTCAAGTGAAGATAACATCTCTTCTACTCCAGAAATACCTGAAGACAATATAACAACAGATGAAGTTGAAGCTGAAGAGGAAATTGATTTAATTGAAGATGTTGTTGAAACTTCAACTGATGATATAAATTATACTGTAAAATCATTAGATTACTTTCACAACGAAACAAGTGATGATATATATAACTATCATGTTTCTATAAATAATCTTCCACTTGGAAAATATTCTTTAAAAATTACTGGTGAGGGATTTGCTCCAATAACACTAAAAAATAAAGTTAATATTAAAGATTATTCTCAAAGGGTATACATAGCAACAGATAGTAAAATTCCACTTATAGTAGATGTTGATGGTGATGGTGAATCTACAAAGAAAGACTATGAATTAATCGAAAAAAATATTGATACTCTTAATTCTCTATATGATTTAAATAGAGATGGTTTAGTAGATATATCCGATTTAACCATTTGTAATGAAAGTATTAAAAATAAAAAAGATAAAGATGGCCTAATGGATACTTCGGCTATATTTGACTACTCAAAAGTATCTGTAGATGCTAAAAAAGGTTCTGTATCTGGAGATATAGAAAACTTATTCAATGGTTCAGATGAATTACTTGAAATTTCTACTGATGAAAACGGTAAAGCTGAAGTTGACTTAGAAGTTCCTGAAATCGAAACCTCTTTTGTTAGCATAGATACCAAAGGAATAACTGAAGGTGAAATTATTGTTTTAGGCGAAGGAGATAAAGTCTTAGGCTCTGAAGAAATAATTTCAAAAGCAAGACAAGTATCTACAAATGAACAAATTGTTATTAATTTAGGTACTCAAGTTGCAGTAAAAAGAATTAAAATAAAAATTTCTTCAGCTGATCCTACAAATTCAAATCTTGCACAAATAGGTAAAGTAGAATTTTTAAACAATATTTATGCTGAAGCTCCAATTCCTGACCCTAATGCACCAACTATATATTCAGATAGCATTATAGCTAATTCAAAAGAAGTTAGATTTAAATGGACCGAAATGGCAAATGTTGATGGATATGAAATATCCTATATTGCTCAATCTGGAAAAGATAATTCTGAAAAAATCATTAAAGTTGGTACAAACAGTATTATACTTAAAGATTTAGAGAATTTTAAAGAATACAATATAAAAGTAAGGTCTTATAGTGGAGATAGCTGGTATGGTGATTGGTCTGAAACAATAAGTGTTACTCCTGCTCCTACCAAAGCTCCAGATGCACCAGAAAATATAAATATTAAAAGTGAATATAAAGGATTGAACATAAGTTGGAAAGCTATGGATGGCGCAGAAGAATATACTTTATTTTATAAAAAAGAAACTGATAGTGAGTTTACTAAAATAGAAAATATAAAATCTTCATCTTATTATCTTAATCGTTTAGATGAAGATACAACTTATGATATACAACTTATGTCTCATAATGAATTTGGGGCAAGCCCACTTTCCAAATTACATAAAGGATTAACTATTGGACTTGAAGCTCCAATAATACCCAATTACAAACTTTTAAATACATCTAATGATAGTGACATAACTAATCATATTGTAGATGTGGAATATCCCGGTGGATACAAAGAAGATGAGTATCCTAATGGATTTAACAAATTTAATGTAGTTGATAATGACTACTCTACTTATTGGCAAATTGCTGATTGGGATGTAGCTCAATATAGCAAAAGAGGTCCTATTGTTACCTTTGATGACAATTATGAAATAGATACAATAAGACTTAGTGCTAGATTAGATGGTAATTACAACAGCTTTTATTATTGTAATATAAAATACTGGGATGAAGAAAATAAGGAACATTTAGTTGAAGGAAAAATTTCATCTAAAACTGGTAGCAATAAAAAAGTTTATTATGAAATTAAATTAAGTTCGCCTATAACTGCTAATAAAGTACAAGTTAATTTAAGTAATGTCTCAGCTGGTACAAATGTTACTGTATCAGAATTAAAGTTTTATCATTATGATTCTCTTGAAACTGATGTAAAAAATCTATTTACTGATGATATGCGTATAGAACTAAAAGATGATGTAACTTTAGAAGAAATAACTGAATTAGAAAATAGAGCTAATACTTTAGATGATATATCTAAAGAATATCATCCACAAAGAGATAATATTTTATATGATTTAAATACTGCTAAATCTATATTAGAAGATAGAAATATAGCTGAAACTATTACATTAGATCAAAATATAAATAATAGTAGAAATAGTCACTTAGGTTTTGCAATGCAACTTAATGATTATCAACCATTAGGCATATCAGCTAGAGCTGGTGATGAAATATCTATTTATGTTGGAACTGATGGAAATGTAATGCCTGAAGTTATATTTACTCAATACTATCCTGAAAGTAGTCAATGGACAACTACAGTAAAATCTCTAACAAAGGGTAAAAATGTAATTGAAGTTCCTAAAATAGGATCTATGGCTACTGAACGTGGTGGTTCTGTTTACGTTAGATATCCTAGAAATTCAGCAACTAATAATGAAATTAAAATAAGAGTAAGTGGCGGAACAAAAATACCTTATCTTAACTTATCAAATATTGTTGATGAAGAAATAAGTAAAAAAGAAATTGAAAAGTATATTACTACATTAGAAGAATTTAATGAGAAACTTCCAACATATTATGAAGATGCTAATAGATTAATGTTTAATAAAACTAGAGAAAATAAAAACCTATATAAGTTTGATGAAAAAACTAGTGTATTAAATAGTACTGAAATAGTTACTGATAAGTTCTTATTAACACTTCCTGCAACAGAAGTTTTAAGAGGTATTAATTTAGATGCTTCTACTCTATCTGATAAAATAGACAAAGTTTATGACGCTCTACTTGCTTGGGAAGAACTGGGTGATATTGCTTATGGAGTTAAAGGCTTATATGAAAATCCAGATTTAAATAATGATGGAAAAGTTGATTCTAGTGAAATTAAACATTCAATGCCTTCTTCTCGTTTAAATATAAGATATACTAGAATGTTCTCCGGTGCATTTATGTACGCTTCTAGTGGTCATATCGGAATTGAATTTGGCTCTGTTGCACCTTTATTAAATGGGAAGCCTTATACTAAAAACTCTGATAATGATATAACAGCTTATAATTATTATGGCTGGGGAATAGCCCATGAAATAGGCCATGTTATTGATGAAGGTAATGCAATATATGGTGAAACCACAAATAACATAATATCATTAATGGCTCAAACTATTGATGACAAAGCACTTTCTAGATTAGAATCTAGTAATTTATATCCTAAAATATATGAAAAAGTTAATTCTGGATCTATAGGTGTTGCTTCAAACGTATTTGTTAGTTTAGGTATGTTCTGGCAATTACATTTAGCTTATGATAATGAAGCTTCTATAAATCAAGAAGATTCATTCTATGCTAAATTAAACAGATTATATAGAGAAAATACTGAATCTACTCCTAATGTGCAAGCAAAAGATAATTTACTTATAAGATTAGCTAGTGATGCTGCTCAAAAAGATTTAACAGAATTCTTTAAAAGATGGGGACTTATAGCAAATAATGACACTATAACTTATCTAGCTTCAAAAGGATATGAAAAAGAAAATAAAGCAATTTATTATATGAATGATGATGCAAGAAGAAAAGTATTAAGTGGAATATCACAAATGTCACCTAATACAAAGGTTATTGCTAATTTAACATATGATGATAGTTCTAAATCAAAAGAAGTAAATATTTCACTTTCAACTAATAATGATAATGAGAAAATATTGGGATATGAGATTTATAGAAATGGTAAAGCTGTAGGATTTACAACAGATAATAACTTCACTGATGTAATATCAGCAAATAATAGAGTATTTAATTATGAAGTAATAGCTTATGATTATCACTTAAATAAAACTTCAAGTATAAAATTAGAGCCGATTAGGGTTTCTCACGATGGAAGCTTGGCTAAAGGAAATTGGTTATTAGAATCTAATACCAACTCTCTTGAAGATGTTAATGATGAAAATAATCCTTCTGGTCCTGTAGAAAAACCGTCTATAGATAAAGTTAAGGATAATAATCCTAGTACAATTTATACTGGTAAAAAAGCTGATAATTCAGATCCATTTATAATAGTAGACTTAAATAGCGTTGAACAAGTAAGTGGTATAAAGTATTCAGTTGGTGCAAGTGAAGGTTCATTACCAGATGGCACTATCAATAACTATCAAGTATATGTAAGTAAAGATAAAGAAAATTGGATATTAGCAAGTTCTGGGAACTTTAATTTAGATGTCAATAATGCTACTAAGACAATTTATTTTAATCAAAATGATTCCACTGGTGGGAAACAATTATGGACATATGAAGCCTCATATGTGAAATTAGTTGCTCCTAAAGCTTCAAGTATCTCAATTGGTGAAATTGATGTTATAGGTAATCCTGGAGACAACTTAGAGTTACAAACTTCTGGAATAGGTACGCTATCTTCAGAATATAGATTTGGAAACTCTCCAGATGATGTTATTCCTAAAGATTCGATTATATTCACTGGTAACTATAGAGGTAACCCTGGATTTAATGCAATTTTACTAAAAGATGAAAACAATAATGTACTTTCTGGTGATCAAATTTTTATGGCTGAAATACCTGATAATGGTCATTTAGGAGAAGTTAGCGAAGGAAGTTGGATTTTCTGGATTTCTTCAGATGAATACAGTGAAATTAATGCTCTTCCTTCAAAAATAAAAGGTGAATTATATAGAGTTAATGATGCTGAGACTTTAGAAGGTCAAAGATTAGTAAGTGATACTCTTTATGTTCAAATTCCAAATGAATTGCCTAATATTTCTCTTGAAGGTGGTCTAATTCCAGAAAATTCAAAAACTTTTAATTCAAGTTCTTTCGAACCTAAAAACAACTAA
- the brnQ gene encoding branched-chain amino acid transport system II carrier protein produces MKNLSKKNLVLVSFMLFSMFFGAGNLIFPPFLGQSAGTQTWIALLGFFITAVGFPILGVIAVAKCGGLKNLASRVNPSFAIIFTILIYLSIGPCLGIPRAGSLPFEMAVAPFLPTKFSITLSRLVYTFTFFSIAYWLCLSPGKLVDRIGKFLTPTLLGLISIVFIGSLFKPLGGYGVASGEYLSSPLAKGFLEGYMTMDTIAALNFGIVIAFAIKSKGIDDEKGVISTSIKAGIISGLMLIVIYSMLAHLGAASGGMFGATETGAETLTIVMTYLFGKPGVILLAVIFTVACLTTCVGLITSCSEYFTTLNSKVNYKTWVGILTLSSMILANMGLSKILAVSVPVLNAIYPISIMLILLGILNDFFGGSSIVYTLTLLFTGIVSIIDAVSQAGITVDILVNIFSKLPLYSKGLGWILPAICGMGLGLVCKLLKSKFRKRDLVVQDI; encoded by the coding sequence ATGAAAAATTTATCAAAGAAAAATTTAGTACTTGTAAGTTTTATGCTTTTTTCAATGTTTTTTGGAGCAGGAAATCTAATATTTCCACCATTTTTGGGACAATCAGCAGGAACTCAAACATGGATAGCTTTGCTAGGATTTTTTATAACTGCAGTTGGATTTCCGATATTAGGAGTAATTGCAGTTGCCAAATGTGGTGGACTTAAAAATTTGGCGAGTAGAGTTAATCCAAGCTTTGCAATCATATTTACAATATTAATATATTTATCAATAGGCCCATGTCTTGGAATACCTAGAGCCGGAAGTCTACCCTTTGAAATGGCAGTGGCGCCATTTTTACCAACGAAATTTTCAATTACATTATCAAGATTAGTTTATACCTTTACATTTTTTTCAATTGCTTATTGGTTATGTTTATCACCAGGAAAATTAGTTGATCGTATAGGAAAGTTTTTAACACCAACATTACTAGGACTTATTTCAATTGTATTCATAGGAAGCTTATTTAAACCATTAGGAGGATATGGAGTAGCAAGCGGTGAATATTTATCATCACCTCTGGCAAAAGGATTTTTAGAGGGATATATGACAATGGACACAATTGCCGCATTAAATTTTGGAATAGTAATTGCATTTGCAATAAAATCTAAGGGAATTGATGATGAAAAAGGAGTAATTTCAACATCAATAAAGGCAGGTATAATTTCAGGATTAATGTTAATAGTTATTTATTCAATGTTAGCACATTTAGGTGCAGCTTCAGGTGGAATGTTTGGAGCAACTGAAACTGGTGCAGAAACACTTACTATTGTAATGACATATTTATTTGGGAAACCAGGGGTTATTTTATTAGCTGTAATTTTTACAGTAGCATGTTTAACAACTTGTGTTGGTCTTATAACATCTTGTAGTGAATATTTCACAACATTAAATTCAAAAGTTAATTATAAAACATGGGTTGGAATACTTACACTTTCAAGCATGATACTTGCTAATATGGGATTAAGTAAAATTCTTGCAGTTTCAGTACCTGTGTTAAATGCAATTTATCCAATATCTATAATGCTTATATTACTAGGTATATTAAATGATTTTTTTGGAGGAAGTTCAATAGTTTATACTTTAACACTTTTGTTTACAGGAATAGTAAGTATTATTGATGCAGTTAGTCAGGCTGGAATAACAGTAGATATCTTAGTAAATATATTTTCTAAATTGCCACTTTATTCTAAAGGATTAGGTTGGATTTTACCAGCAATTTGTGGAATGGGGTTAGGATTAGTATGTAAATTGTTGAAAAGTAAATTCAGAAAAAGAGATTTAGTAGTACAGGATATTTAA
- a CDS encoding zinc-ribbon domain-containing protein, producing the protein MEDKTLVCRDCGKEFVFTVGEQEFYKEKGFTNEPTRCIDCRRARKQQNNRR; encoded by the coding sequence ATGGAAGATAAGACTTTAGTATGTAGAGATTGTGGTAAGGAATTTGTTTTCACAGTAGGAGAACAAGAATTCTACAAAGAAAAAGGATTCACTAACGAACCTACAAGATGTATCGATTGTAGAAGAGCTAGAAAACAACAAAACAACAGAAGATAG
- a CDS encoding FUSC family protein, with amino-acid sequence MIDKIINKYHINVYSMLKHGTVAVITMFGVGLLFGIKNIMLAFPIALTSTVLSRQNLQVKTTSKILKLIVVDLAIVLAAFISSQNSYLGIIINFISIFLIMYNIISPYDMAFYKPFIMLYIFTQYASVSLEELPLRILAVIFGVLVIECSNIITKVNEKSKLGNSITSSLLLIKTQLNNIIDGKFEEDIVKKCSKIMRELVYKVYITRHKKYLTTNLGRIQFNIYINMEYLNLYLRNIYFEYNNNDIQKNEVEDTINVIDDILDYSNYSITVEELENKINLFKDMYNNKSRTLTEICNIMNSLKISIKELKELGNKEINKIYSEWEKENIESFKESFHKGMRFNFAMRMAITLTIVLFIGEILGYYKIIWAIITIMSVIQPYYEYTLNKTKERIIGNVIGILFTGIFINLVNIKWITILILIASLYLLYGFKEYYKISLFASIASICIASLTENINVLLIYRVIYVIIGVAIVIIVNKKIFPYKLKDGIDELIIKIDKLNTMLINYSISILNGTENPNKVRNIIIHSTLLCEKLEIRNMNFNDNNINRIANLNNEFVIQVGYRVLK; translated from the coding sequence ATGATTGATAAAATAATAAATAAATACCATATTAATGTTTATTCAATGTTAAAGCATGGTACTGTAGCTGTAATAACAATGTTTGGTGTTGGATTATTATTTGGAATAAAAAATATAATGCTAGCGTTTCCAATAGCATTAACATCAACAGTTTTAAGTAGACAAAACTTACAAGTTAAAACTACGAGTAAAATTTTAAAGCTGATAGTTGTTGATTTAGCAATTGTATTAGCAGCATTTATTTCATCACAAAATAGTTATTTGGGAATTATAATAAACTTTATATCTATATTTTTAATAATGTATAATATAATATCTCCTTATGATATGGCGTTTTATAAGCCATTTATTATGTTATATATATTTACTCAATATGCAAGTGTATCTTTAGAAGAATTACCTCTTAGAATATTAGCAGTTATTTTTGGTGTATTAGTTATAGAATGTAGCAATATAATAACAAAAGTTAATGAAAAATCTAAATTGGGAAATAGCATAACATCATCTTTATTATTAATAAAAACCCAGCTTAATAATATTATTGATGGTAAATTTGAAGAAGATATAGTAAAAAAATGTTCAAAGATTATGAGAGAATTAGTATATAAAGTTTATATTACAAGACATAAAAAATATCTAACAACCAATTTGGGAAGAATACAATTTAATATATATATAAATATGGAATATCTTAATCTTTATTTAAGAAATATATATTTTGAATATAATAATAATGATATTCAAAAGAATGAAGTTGAAGATACAATAAATGTAATAGATGATATATTAGATTATTCTAATTATAGTATAACTGTAGAAGAATTAGAAAATAAAATAAATTTATTTAAAGATATGTATAATAATAAATCCAGGACTTTAACTGAGATATGTAATATTATGAATTCTTTAAAAATTAGTATAAAAGAATTAAAGGAATTGGGAAATAAAGAAATAAATAAGATTTATAGTGAGTGGGAAAAAGAAAATATAGAAAGCTTTAAAGAATCATTTCATAAAGGTATGAGATTTAATTTTGCAATGAGAATGGCAATAACTTTAACAATAGTTTTATTTATTGGTGAAATTTTAGGATACTATAAAATAATATGGGCTATTATAACAATAATGTCTGTAATTCAACCATATTATGAATATACTTTAAATAAAACTAAAGAAAGAATAATTGGGAATGTTATAGGAATATTATTTACAGGAATATTTATAAATTTAGTAAATATAAAATGGATTACTATATTAATTCTAATAGCATCATTGTATTTATTATATGGATTTAAAGAATATTATAAAATATCATTATTTGCATCAATTGCTTCTATATGTATAGCATCATTAACAGAGAATATAAATGTTCTTCTTATTTATAGAGTAATTTATGTAATAATAGGAGTAGCAATAGTTATAATAGTAAATAAAAAAATCTTTCCATACAAATTAAAAGATGGAATAGATGAACTTATAATTAAAATTGATAAATTAAATACCATGCTAATAAATTATAGTATATCTATTTTAAATGGAACAGAAAATCCTAATAAGGTTAGGAATATAATAATACACTCTACTTTGCTGTGTGAAAAATTGGAAATTAGAAATATGAATTTTAATGATAATAACATAAATAGAATTGCAAATCTTAATAATGAATTTGTTATTCAAGTGGGTTATAGAGTTCTTAAATAA
- a CDS encoding methyl-accepting chemotaxis protein, with the protein MEEDLIRNHVKKVNKIIVISLLVVILCHIGYVAMNITPMKNILRIVLLGVVNLVCIVLNKSDRNYKVVKYINVIGIMTLAITYNTFNTMTIWIMVAAVTSAGMYFDEKYFKKMFLIANIFEILVQVSLVEKDIMEFINSVIAINLVLVIIYCITRWSSELRQKSKDEADSAKELLKKLQGTLNIIENNTTTLNEHINENTHNLQLVNESSHDLTQTINDVALGISEEANSLSQINEMMKDAEEKVSYTYKISQETGNVSNKSRTAVKDSTQMIKDMNEQMSGIQSAVLSAMNGVKDLITNSNVINDFLKGIESIAQQTNLLALNASIEAARAGEAGKGFAVVAEEVRKLAEESGSVAGEINTIIMQMQNMTQKVLNEVSNVKNVSEKGVETARKVDGTFKNLESAFEDIDTNLLDNLNNIENIKSLFVNILSETTSISNIAQEHSASTEEVLSITEQQNEKINDISLVMKSIQSLSEELRSLVNN; encoded by the coding sequence ATGGAAGAGGATTTAATAAGAAATCATGTTAAAAAAGTAAATAAGATAATTGTTATTAGTTTATTGGTAGTAATCTTATGCCATATTGGATATGTAGCTATGAACATAACTCCAATGAAAAATATACTAAGAATAGTGCTTTTAGGGGTAGTAAATTTAGTATGTATAGTTTTGAATAAAAGTGACAGAAATTATAAAGTTGTAAAATACATAAACGTAATCGGAATAATGACATTAGCTATTACTTATAATACATTTAATACTATGACAATATGGATTATGGTAGCAGCAGTGACTAGTGCAGGAATGTATTTTGATGAAAAATATTTCAAAAAGATGTTTTTAATAGCAAATATTTTTGAAATACTTGTACAAGTATCTTTAGTTGAAAAAGATATAATGGAATTTATAAATAGTGTAATAGCAATAAATCTTGTTCTTGTAATCATATATTGTATTACAAGATGGAGCAGTGAACTAAGACAAAAATCTAAGGATGAAGCAGATAGTGCAAAAGAATTACTTAAAAAGCTTCAAGGAACACTTAATATAATAGAAAATAATACAACTACTTTAAATGAACATATAAATGAAAATACTCATAATTTACAATTAGTTAATGAGAGTAGTCACGATTTAACACAAACTATAAATGATGTAGCATTAGGAATTTCAGAAGAAGCAAACAGCCTAAGTCAAATCAATGAAATGATGAAGGATGCTGAAGAAAAAGTAAGTTATACATATAAAATATCTCAAGAAACAGGTAATGTGTCAAATAAATCTAGAACAGCAGTAAAAGATTCTACACAAATGATTAAAGATATGAATGAACAGATGAGTGGAATACAAAGTGCTGTTTTAAGTGCTATGAATGGAGTTAAAGACCTTATAACAAATAGTAATGTTATAAATGATTTTCTTAAAGGTATAGAGTCAATAGCGCAGCAAACAAACCTGTTGGCTTTAAATGCATCTATAGAGGCTGCAAGAGCTGGAGAAGCTGGTAAGGGATTTGCTGTTGTTGCAGAGGAAGTAAGAAAACTTGCAGAAGAAAGTGGAAGTGTAGCAGGTGAAATTAACACTATAATAATGCAAATGCAAAATATGACGCAAAAGGTTTTAAATGAAGTAAGTAATGTTAAGAATGTTTCAGAAAAAGGAGTAGAAACGGCTCGTAAGGTAGATGGCACCTTCAAGAATTTAGAAAGTGCATTTGAAGATATAGATACTAACCTTTTAGATAATCTTAATAATATAGAAAATATAAAATCATTGTTTGTAAATATATTGAGTGAAACAACAAGTATATCTAATATAGCTCAAGAGCACTCAGCTTCCACAGAAGAAGTTTTATCAATAACAGAACAACAAAATGAAAAAATAAATGATATTTCGTTAGTAATGAAAAGTATACAATCATTAAGTGAAGAATTAAGATCACTTGTGAATAATTAG